Genomic segment of Iocasia fonsfrigidae:
ACAGCCAGGACCATTGCTGTCATAGCATAATGCCACTGGGTATTATACTGTCCCACAAAATTATAGGCAGCTAAAACAAGGGTCTTGGTTTTATCACTATTGTTCACCATTAATAATGGTAATAAAAAATCATTCCAGATCCACATTACATCCAGCACTATAACTGTCACCGTAACGGGTTTTAAAACCGGAAAAATCACACGAAAAAATGTCTGAAAGGTTGAGGCACCATCTATAAAAGCACTTTCATCTATTTCCTTTGGTATGGTTCTCATGAAATTTAGATAAATAAAAGTCGCCATAGGTATACCAAATCCCCAGTACTGGATACCAAGACCAACACGGCTGCCTGACAAATTTATAACATTCATAACCTTTAATAGTGTTATCATAAAGGTTTGAAAGGGAATAAGCATTGGTGTAATAATAAATAATTGAGCCAATCTCGTGTATCTATTTCTTCGTCTATCAAGAATATATGCCGCCAGAGATGAAAAAGCTACTATTCCAGCAATCCCAATAACTGTTATGATTATATTGTTAATAAATAATCTACCATAATTCATCTTATCAATAACATAACTATAATTTTCAAAAGTAATTTTATTGGGAAGAGCAATAACATCAATAACAACTTCCCTAAAGGTCTTGACAGAGTTTATTCCCATTAAAAATACAGGATATATATAGATAACAGCTATTCCGATTATAAAGAGCTCCAGTAGAATCATTTCATATCTCTTTTTTTGTATTAGTCTCATTATAACTCAACCTCATTTCTTCTGGAGAAACCCAGTACAAGCTGAGTTAATATTAGAATAATCACAAAGAAAATCAGCGCCTTTGCTGAACCTATCCCATAGTTATTATACTGAAATGCCTCCCTATA
This window contains:
- a CDS encoding carbohydrate ABC transporter permease — protein: MQKKRYEMILLELFIIGIAVIYIYPVFLMGINSVKTFREVVIDVIALPNKITFENYSYVIDKMNYGRLFINNIIITVIGIAGIVAFSSLAAYILDRRRNRYTRLAQLFIITPMLIPFQTFMITLLKVMNVINLSGSRVGLGIQYWGFGIPMATFIYLNFMRTIPKEIDESAFIDGASTFQTFFRVIFPVLKPVTVTVIVLDVMWIWNDFLLPLLMVNNSDKTKTLVLAAYNFVGQYNTQWHYAMTAMVLAVLPSIVFFILLQKYIVKGVVAGSIKG